From a single Ascaphus truei isolate aAscTru1 chromosome 2, aAscTru1.hap1, whole genome shotgun sequence genomic region:
- the LOC142488689 gene encoding uncharacterized protein LOC142488689, producing the protein MNTAQPPENGQYSANQQRPFFYAQPSAQLPFQNPWYLGQVYNPYCLPGQGYRSGNPYYPFYSVALHEYPGFYVPQPQMNTRMNRRPHFNPHPPSPMFYHATRFRHYSSPGKRTETKETQTDPRQQQQQQQEYIPKKHQGTDSKGCDGGSTKCQSSGVGSTEHESNLDHNDMSMSPAAVVQERDFHNNACNASQYRSMPPGSYAYEKEEVRIEYGSGSPAAIQMWKSYKETIPIYDVAVKEIPDNVVQRDLFCEGVLYGPRTGEEPTVPSVAFSKEDPCKTSLPPKQSLDALQRTETLTPPVQSRESKLDTSKPGKPSPKLRAMPEVDTEARVLKRVEIANPVYDIQQAGSPEDSDDENVEAVKSSAEFTVVQDLHSERKSMSRSAGNEELKLTNKSNMWTDDSVQQFVPSPTWLACFDNVETNYDYDVYMSQRKQKRPSILSITSDELSSSRDEGSSMDNTPMSYFVPDYMLRKSVYSFRKGAEDSAREKIKSGGSLKEDDKPMQHASCQYDKNSDSIGVKVKDVSSRGRKVGVPLRGLSRRKLYSLKKKPRKSQSLSEPEDSEEYWVMERGDLHGYEEEVDDDGEEYYFQDNAPHGQMNISKGSFFKQIAQKRILWKPPKGTVPAQIIGWPVREKLKVKKKGPNDTLVQVHQPQAKEYDIDDYASYEKKQTAKLERVFKGMPEQNKSLPKSLGGKPKKKTSGATVEEYWVGRGAKPKFAEPPYYMQDPTKIKEPDKPPKKKGPFKPSKRKQTRIDPEEVETWEIPRSYLYRGRGIRRGGTRKK; encoded by the exons ATGAACACTGCCCAACCTCCAGAAAATGGACAGTATTCTGCAAACCAGCAAAGACCCTTTTTTTATGCACAGCCATCAGCACAACTACCTTTCCAAAATCCATGGTACCTTGGCCAGGTGTACAACCCATACTGCCTCCCTGGGCAAG GCTACAGAAGTggaaatccctattatccattcTATTCTGTCGCACTCCATGAGTACCCTGGATTTTATGTTCCACAGCCTCAAATGAACACAAGAATGAACAGAAGACCTCATTTTAATCCCCATCCACCCTCCCCCATGTTTTACCATGCTACACGATTTAGGCACTATAGCAGTCCTGGAAAGAGAACCGAAACCAAAGAAACCCAGACTGATccacggcagcagcagcagcagcagcaggaataCATCCCTAAGAAACACCAGGGTACGGACAGTAAAGGCTGTGACGGAGGAAGCACAAAGTGCCAGTCTTCTGGCGTTGGCAGCACAGAGCATGAAAGTAACTTGGACCATAATGATATGTCCATGTCCCCTGCGGCAGTGGTGCAGGAGAGAGACTTTCACAACAATGCTTGCAACGCGTCACAATATCGCAGCATGCCTCCGGGAAGCTATGCTTATGAGAAAGAGGAGGTAAGAATAGAGTATGGAAGTGGTTCCCCTGCTGCCATACAGATGTGGAAGTCTTATAAGGAAACCATACCAATATATGATGTTGCAGTTAAGGAAATACCAGACAATGTAGTGCAGCGTGATCTGTTTTGTGAGGGTGTATTGTATGGCCCCCGCACAGGAGAAGAGCCTACGGTACCAAGTGTTGCCTTTTCAAAGGAAGACCCATGTAAAACTTCACTCCCTCCAAAACAGAGTCTTGATGCTCTGCAAAGAACAGAAACCCTAACCCCACCAGTGCAAAGCAGGGAGTCCAAACTTGATACCAGCAAACCGGGAAAGCCAAGTCCAAAATTAAGGGCCATGCCGGAGGTAGACACTGAAGCTAGGGTGTTGAAACGTGTTGAGATAGCCAATCCTGTCTACGATATCCAGCAAGCTGGTAGTCCAGAAGATTCTGATGATGAAAACGTTGAAGCTGTTAAATCCAGTGCAGAATTCACAGTTGTCCAAGATCTCCATTCAGAAAGGAAAAGTATGAGTCGATCTGCTGGTAACGAAGAACTGAAGTTGACTAATAAAAGTAATATGTGGACAGACGATTCGGTTCAGCAATTTGTGCCTTCCCCAACCTGGCTGGCTTGCTTTGACAATGTAGAGACCAACTACGACTACGATGTTTATATGTCTCAAAGGAAACAAAAACGACCAAGCATACTAAGTATTACGTCCGATGAACTTTCTTCTTCTAGAGATGAAGGGTCGTCCATGGATAACACACCGATGTCTTACTTTGTGCCCGATTATATGCTTAGGAAGAGTGTGTACTCCTTCCGAAAAGGGGCAGAAGACTCGGCGAGAGAGAAAATTAAGAGCGGCGGTTCTTTGAAAGAAGATGACAAACCTATGCAGCATGCAAGCTGCCAGTATGACAAGAATTCTGATTCTATTGGAGTGAAAGTTAAAGATGTTTCAAGCAGAGGTAGAAAGGTTGGCGTTCCCCTCAGAGGCCTGAGCAGGCGAAAGCTGTATTCATTAAAGAAGAAACCAAGGAAAAGTCAGTCTTTATCTGAACCAGAAGATTCAGAGGAGTACTGGGTAATGGAGCGAGGCGACTTGCATGGCTATGAGGAAGAAGTAGACGATGACGGTGAAGAATATTATTTTCAGGATAACGCTCCACATGGGCAGATGAACATTAGCAAAGGTAGCTTTTTTAAGCAAATAGCACAGAAAAGAATACTCTGGAAGCCCCCCAAAGGCACGGTCCCGGCTCAGATTATTGGTTGGCCTGTAAGAGAAAAATTGAAAGTGAAGAAAAAGGGTCCCAATGACACTTTGGTGCAGGTGCACCAACCACAGGCGAAGGAATATGATATTGATGACTATGCCAGCTATGAAAAGAAGCAGACGGCAAAGCTAGAGAGAGTCTTTAAAGGGATGCCTGAACAGAATAAATCTCTGCCGAAGTCACTGGGTG GAAAACCCAAAAAGAAGACCTCTGGGGCAACTGTTGAAGAGTACTGGGTTGGAAGAGGTGCTAAACCCAAATTCGCCGAGCCTCCGTATTATATGCAAGATCCAACCAAAATCAAGGAGCCGG ACAAGCCTCCAAAAAAGAAAGGACCGTTTAAGCCTTCTAAAAGAAAACAAACTAGAATTGATCCAGAAGAAGTAGAAACATGGGAGATTCCTAGATCCTACTTGTACAGAG GCCGTGGCATAAGGAGAGGTGGCACCAGAAAAAAATAA